From the genome of Labrus bergylta chromosome 12, fLabBer1.1, whole genome shotgun sequence, one region includes:
- the slc26a10 gene encoding solute carrier family 26 member 10: MSTSVAVYRNIYTEDRFKQAYGTDDNTSGSLRLREKITGRCRCSKRACLHLLKERVPIFSWLPRYRLKKWILGDTIAGLTVGILHIPQGMAFALLTSVAPIFGLYTSFFPVVLYMFFGTGRHVSTGTFAVVSLMTGSVVEQLVPSPLDMNSSSPEAAEFEGQRIGVASAVALLSGIIMLCMCGLQLGFLSTYLSEPIVKAFTSAAAFHVTISQLQNMLGLRLPRHTGTFSLFKTLASVMENLPHTNMAELLISLVCLAVLVPVKEINMRYRQRLRTPIPVEILTVIIATGVAYASSLDSTYDIEIVGHIPAGFPSPRMPSLHTFPDIAGDTIAITFVGYAVSVSLAMIYADKHGYSIHPNQELLAHGVSNTVSSFFTCFPSSATLATTNILESAGGFTQLSGLFTSLVVLIVLLLIGPLFYFLPKAVLACINVTSLRQMFLQFQDLPELWRVSKMDFMVWVVTWLSVVILNVDLGLAIGVVFSMMTVICRTQRAGCSVLGRASNTEIYRPVENHSKCYEVPGVKILTYNGPIYYGNRSFFREEISRLLGLTPEKIRSREKARKALEKREREATVNTVESCIANTSFSSENEFFKSETSESDVQAVLIDCSSVIFVDVAGARLFTQMCTECQKVGVHVYLANCNESVLKILTSSGLMNFMSPQHIFVTVHDAVMYIQQQKEKPQENSTTVWV, translated from the exons ATGAGCACTTCTGTGGCCGTGTACAGGAATATTTACACGGAGGACCGCTTCAAACAGGCCTACGGCACCGATGATAACACGAGTGGAAGTTTGCGGCTGCGGGAGAAGATCACCGGGCGGTGCAGGTGTTCAAAGCGAGCATGCCTCCACCTGTTGAAGGAAAGAGTCCCCATTTTCAGCTGGCTGCCGAGGTACAGACTCAAGAAATGGATTTTAGGAGACACGATAGCGGGACTGACAGTTGGTATACTTCACATTCCGCAAG gcATGGCCTTTGCTTTACTAACTTCTGTAGCTCCAATATTTGGCCTGTACACCTCCTTCTTCCCCGTGGTCCTCTATATGTTTTTTGGAACAGGTCGTCATGTGTCCACAG GTACCTTTGCAGTGGTGAGTCTGATGACTGGCTCTGTGGTGGAGCAGCTGGTTCCTTCTCCTCTGGACATGAACTCCAGTTCCCCTGAAGCTGCAGAGTTCGAGGGCCAGAGGATCGGAGTGGCCTCGGCTGTGGCACTGCTCTCAGGAATTATTATG CTCTGTATGTGTGGCCTTCAGCTGGGATTCCTCTCCACCTATCTGTCCGAGCCAATAGTGAAGGCTTTCACCAGCGCTGCTGCCTTCCATGTGACCATCTCGCAGCTGCAAAACATGCTGGGGCTGCGACTCCCTCGCCACACTGGAACATTCTCGCTCTTCAAG ACTTTAGCGTCAGTGATGGAAAATCTCCCTCACACCAACATGGCGGAGCTGCTTATCTCCTTGGTGTGTTTGGCCGTCCTGGTGCCAGTTAAAGAGATCAACATGCGCTACCGGCAGCGCCTGCGGACACCTATACCTGTGGAGATCCTCACT gtgatcattgcTACAGGTGTAGCATATGCCTCTTCGCTGGACTCTACTTATGACATTGAGATCGTTGGCCACATCCCAGCTGG ATTCCCAAGCCCACGGATGCCATCCTTGCACACTTTCCCTGACATTGCAGGAGACACAATAGCCATCACGTTTGTTGGTTACGCTGTGTCAGTCTCACTGGCCATGATCTATGCAGACAAACATGGTTACTCCATACACCCCAACCAG GAGCTCCTGGCTCATGGTGTCTCCAACAcagtgtcgtcttttttcaccTGCTTCCCCAGCTCAGCCACGTTAGCCACCACTAACATTCTGGAGAGTGCTGGTGGATTCACACAG CTCTCCGGCTTGTTCACCAGTCTGGTTGTTCTGATCGTCCTGCTACTGATTGGACCACTGTTCTACTTCCTACCCaag gCAGTGCTGGCATGCATCAATGTGACCAGCCTCAGGCAGATGTTCCTGCAGTTCCAGGACTTACCTGAGCTGTGGAGAGTCAGCAAGATGGACTTT ATGGTTTGGGTTGTAACCTGGCTGTCTGTAGTGATACTGAATGTGGACCTCGGCCTCGCCATCGGGGTAGTTTTCTCTATGATGACTGTCATCTGCCGCACACAGAG GGCTGGTTGTTCTGTGCTTGGTCGGGCCAGCAACACAGAAATTTACAGACCGGTGGAGAATCACAGCAAG TGCTATGAGGTTCCAGGAGTAAAAATCCTGACTTACAACGGGCCCATTTACTATGGCAACCGCAGCTTCTTCAGAGAGGAGATAAGCAGGCTGCTGGGCCTGACGCCAGAGAAGATCCGCAGCCGGGAGAAGGCCAGGAAAGCCCTGGAGAAACGGGAGAGAGAGGCCACTGTCAACACTGTG GAGAGCTGCATTGCAAACACATCCTTTTCTTCAGAAAACGAGTTCTTTAAATCTG AAACCTCTGAGAGCGATGTTCAGGCAGTACTAATCGATTGCAGCAGTGtgatttttgttgatgttgctgGAGCACGACTCTTTACCCAG ATGTGCACTGAATGCCAGAAAGTTGGAGTCCACGTTTATCTTGCAAACTGCAATG AAAGCGTCTTAAAGATCCTCACATCGAGTGGTCTAATGAACTTCATGAGCCCTCAGCACATCTTTGTCACAGTTCACGATGCTGTGATGTATATTCAGCAGCAGAAG GAAAAACCTCAGGAAAACAGCACCACTGTGTGGGTATGA